A genomic region of Devosia ginsengisoli contains the following coding sequences:
- a CDS encoding DUF2207 domain-containing protein, protein MRLFIRLVIALLVGLLLALPATAREEIRSFTSDVTLNIDGSVDVTETIEVNAEGMEIRRGIYRDIPVVMLGSDGGKVRPDLDVTDVTRDGRAEMFRVERMGDFQRIWIGDPNQLISRDVHRYVVRYSMTRMARAFDDHDELYWNATGNYWIFPILAARANVTLPDGAVITNLAGYTGAVGSTEQAVSIKRVSETEASFRASRALGAGEGMTIAVAFNKGVIAFPTGFAAFQQRLGDLSEIILPVLAALLAIAYNALAWFRVGRDPEKGIIIPLFHPPKGFSPPLVHYVHKWGFENAGWTALTSAIFDLGVKGLVQIDNGSGTLTINRTGKQPAEPLPVGEKVVFDYLSARETTRIDKTTGPDLAKRRAEFTGAIERENRALWFRNNTGYAVLGFLLALGLLGGMAALQMLSVAWLIGAVVVGIFAGAVLGAIGRIGKGGGFMRFFGIFWLAIFGFNVFGAFIDSFTSFEINTAAISGITIVAVTIVFAILMRAPTLQGRKVMDQIDGFKLYIETAEKERLNMAEAPPMTVSRFERILPYAIALGVEKPWSSHFEAELARNAVADVSGTYHPAWYHGSPGSAARSVSSMTNAVSAAAASMTAAMVAAQPVQASSSGFSSGGGGGGGSSGGGGGGGGGGGW, encoded by the coding sequence ATGCGCCTCTTCATCCGGCTGGTCATTGCCCTGCTGGTTGGGCTGCTCCTCGCGCTGCCCGCCACGGCGCGCGAGGAAATCCGCTCGTTCACCTCCGACGTGACCCTCAATATCGACGGCTCGGTGGATGTCACCGAGACCATCGAGGTCAATGCCGAGGGTATGGAAATCCGCCGCGGCATCTATCGCGACATTCCGGTGGTGATGCTGGGCAGCGATGGCGGCAAGGTGCGTCCCGACCTCGACGTGACAGATGTCACCCGCGATGGGCGTGCCGAAATGTTCCGCGTCGAGCGCATGGGCGATTTCCAGCGCATCTGGATCGGCGATCCCAACCAGCTCATCAGCCGCGATGTCCACCGCTATGTCGTCCGCTACAGCATGACCCGCATGGCGCGGGCCTTCGACGACCATGACGAGCTCTACTGGAACGCCACCGGCAATTACTGGATATTCCCGATCCTGGCGGCGCGGGCCAATGTGACCCTGCCCGATGGCGCGGTGATCACCAACCTCGCGGGCTATACCGGTGCGGTCGGCTCCACCGAGCAGGCGGTATCGATCAAGCGTGTATCGGAGACCGAGGCCAGCTTCCGCGCCAGCCGGGCGCTGGGGGCGGGCGAGGGCATGACCATTGCCGTGGCCTTCAACAAGGGCGTCATCGCATTCCCGACGGGCTTTGCCGCCTTCCAGCAGCGATTGGGCGACCTCAGCGAAATCATCCTGCCGGTGCTGGCCGCTTTGCTGGCCATTGCCTACAACGCCCTGGCCTGGTTCCGCGTCGGCCGCGACCCGGAAAAGGGCATCATCATCCCCCTGTTTCACCCGCCCAAGGGGTTTTCCCCGCCGCTGGTCCACTATGTCCACAAATGGGGCTTCGAGAATGCCGGCTGGACGGCGCTGACCTCGGCCATTTTCGATCTCGGCGTCAAAGGGCTGGTGCAGATCGACAATGGTTCGGGCACCTTGACGATCAACCGGACCGGCAAGCAGCCCGCCGAGCCGCTGCCGGTGGGCGAGAAGGTGGTTTTCGACTATCTCAGCGCGCGGGAAACCACCCGGATCGACAAGACCACGGGTCCTGACCTGGCCAAGCGGCGCGCCGAATTCACTGGCGCTATCGAGCGTGAGAACCGCGCTTTGTGGTTCCGCAACAATACCGGCTATGCCGTGCTCGGTTTCCTGCTCGCCCTTGGTCTGTTGGGCGGCATGGCGGCCCTGCAGATGCTCTCGGTGGCATGGCTGATCGGTGCGGTTGTCGTGGGCATTTTTGCCGGCGCGGTTCTCGGCGCGATCGGGCGCATCGGCAAGGGCGGCGGTTTCATGCGCTTCTTCGGCATTTTCTGGCTGGCCATATTCGGCTTCAACGTCTTCGGCGCCTTCATCGACAGCTTCACCAGCTTCGAGATCAACACGGCGGCAATTTCGGGCATCACCATCGTGGCGGTGACCATCGTCTTCGCCATCCTGATGCGTGCCCCCACCCTGCAGGGTCGCAAGGTGATGGATCAGATCGACGGGTTCAAACTCTATATCGAGACCGCCGAAAAGGAGCGCCTCAACATGGCCGAGGCACCGCCCATGACAGTGAGCCGCTTCGAGCGCATCCTGCCCTATGCCATTGCCCTGGGCGTCGAGAAGCCCTGGAGCAGCCATTTCGAGGCGGAACTGGCGCGCAACGCCGTTGCCGATGTTTCGGGCACGTACCATCCCGCGTGGTACCATGGTTCACCGGGCTCGGCCGCACGTTCGGTCTCCAGCATGACCAACGCGGTGAGCGCCGCCGCGGCCAGCATGACCGCCGCCATGGTCGCCGCCCAGCCGGTGCAGGCCAGTTCCTCGGGCTTCTCCTCGGGTGGCGGTGGAGGCGGGGGCTCCTCCGGTGGTGGAGGCGGCGGGGGCGGAGGGGGCGGCTGGTAA
- the glyS gene encoding glycine--tRNA ligase subunit beta, whose product MPELLLELFSEEIPARFQRRAADDLKKAVTNALVDAGLVYEGAKAFVTPRRLALTVTGLPGRSPDTHEEKKGPKVGAPQPAIDGFLRSAGLSSIDQAKVESDPKKGDFYVAHIHKPGAEAVELLSGILPKILTDFPWAKSMRWGSGSFNWVRPLRAITATFGAENEEPVVIPFASNALEAGQTTYGHRFLAPEAIRVRRFDDYVEALERAKVVLDIDRRKDIIRADAEQLAFAQGLTVIADEGLLEEVAGLVEWPVVMMGSFDPAFLELPEEVIIATIRANQKCFCLRDANGKLAPNFIITANTIATDGGAVITAGNERVIRARLSDAAFFYRGDLALPLEHGLPKLEETVFHAKLGTQFARVERLVKLAAEIAPQVGADVERAKRAAMLAKADLTTGMVGEFPELQGLMGRYYAVAQGEPSDIATAIEMHYKPLGPTDKVPTEPVSIAVALADKLDLLTGFWAIDEKPTGSRDPFALRRAALGVIRIISENGLRFPLKVDPDLLAFFHDRLKVSLRDAGARHDLVDAVISADSDDILQITQRAEALSALLSSADGQNLLAGYKRGANILAAEEKKDGKAYAGAVEQDALKLPEETALAFAVDAVHAAVSSHVAKDDYKGAMAELATLRTPVDAFFTAVLVNDADPAVRANRLNLLARLRDTMHLVADFSKVAG is encoded by the coding sequence ATGCCCGAACTGCTGCTCGAACTCTTTTCCGAGGAAATCCCGGCCCGCTTCCAGCGTCGCGCCGCCGACGACCTCAAGAAAGCCGTGACCAATGCGCTGGTCGATGCGGGTCTGGTCTATGAGGGCGCGAAGGCATTCGTGACGCCGCGCCGCCTGGCGCTGACCGTGACCGGTCTGCCGGGCCGCTCGCCCGATACGCATGAGGAAAAGAAGGGCCCAAAGGTTGGGGCGCCGCAGCCGGCCATCGATGGGTTCCTGCGTTCGGCGGGGCTGAGTTCCATCGATCAGGCCAAGGTGGAAAGCGATCCCAAGAAGGGCGATTTCTATGTCGCCCATATCCACAAGCCGGGCGCCGAAGCAGTGGAACTGCTCTCGGGTATCCTGCCGAAGATCCTGACTGATTTTCCCTGGGCCAAGTCCATGCGCTGGGGCAGTGGCAGCTTCAATTGGGTGCGCCCACTGCGCGCCATCACCGCCACCTTCGGCGCCGAAAACGAAGAGCCCGTGGTTATCCCCTTCGCGTCCAACGCGCTGGAAGCCGGCCAGACCACGTACGGCCACCGGTTCCTGGCGCCCGAAGCCATTCGGGTGCGCCGCTTCGACGATTATGTCGAAGCGCTGGAGCGCGCCAAGGTGGTGCTCGATATCGACCGCCGCAAGGATATCATCCGCGCCGATGCCGAGCAGTTGGCCTTCGCGCAGGGCCTGACCGTCATCGCCGATGAGGGCCTGCTGGAGGAAGTCGCCGGGCTGGTGGAATGGCCGGTCGTGATGATGGGATCGTTCGATCCCGCCTTCCTCGAACTGCCCGAGGAAGTCATCATCGCCACCATCCGCGCCAACCAGAAATGCTTCTGCCTGCGCGATGCCAATGGCAAGCTGGCGCCCAATTTCATCATCACGGCCAATACGATCGCCACCGATGGCGGCGCGGTGATCACCGCAGGCAATGAGCGCGTCATTCGCGCCCGCCTCAGTGATGCCGCCTTCTTCTATCGCGGCGACCTGGCTCTGCCGCTCGAGCATGGCCTGCCCAAGCTCGAGGAAACCGTGTTCCATGCCAAGCTGGGCACGCAATTCGCCCGCGTCGAACGGCTGGTGAAGCTCGCTGCCGAAATCGCTCCGCAGGTCGGCGCCGACGTGGAACGCGCCAAGCGCGCTGCCATGCTAGCCAAGGCGGACCTGACCACCGGCATGGTCGGCGAATTCCCCGAATTGCAGGGGCTGATGGGCCGCTATTACGCCGTCGCGCAGGGCGAACCATCAGACATCGCGACCGCTATCGAGATGCACTACAAGCCGCTCGGCCCCACCGACAAAGTGCCGACCGAGCCGGTTTCCATCGCCGTCGCCCTGGCCGACAAGCTCGACCTGCTCACCGGCTTCTGGGCCATCGACGAAAAGCCCACCGGCTCGCGCGATCCCTTCGCTTTGCGTCGCGCCGCTTTGGGCGTGATCCGCATCATTTCGGAAAACGGCCTGCGCTTTCCGCTCAAGGTCGATCCCGACCTGCTGGCCTTCTTCCATGATCGCCTCAAGGTGTCGCTGCGCGATGCCGGCGCGCGCCACGACCTGGTGGACGCTGTTATCTCGGCCGACAGCGACGACATATTGCAGATCACCCAGCGCGCCGAGGCGCTGTCAGCGCTGTTGTCATCGGCCGATGGGCAGAACCTGCTGGCCGGCTACAAGCGCGGCGCCAATATCCTGGCCGCGGAGGAAAAGAAGGACGGCAAGGCCTATGCCGGCGCCGTCGAGCAGGACGCCCTGAAGCTGCCGGAAGAAACGGCTTTGGCCTTTGCGGTCGATGCCGTGCACGCCGCAGTGTCGAGCCATGTGGCCAAGGACGACTACAAGGGCGCCATGGCCGAACTGGCGACGCTCCGCACGCCTGTGGATGCCTTCTTTACCGCCGTGCTGGTCAATGACGCCGATCCCGCCGTGCGTGCTAACCGCTTGAACCTCTTGGCCCGCCTGCGCGACACCATGCATCTGGTGGCCGACTTCTCCAAGGTTGCCGGCTGA
- a CDS encoding DUF808 domain-containing protein encodes MSVGLLALLDDVAGLVKVAAASLDDVAGQAAKAGVKAAGAVIDDAAVTPNYVQGFTADRELPIVGKIAWGSVKNKLLFLLPAALLLSLFAPWLITPLLMIGGAYLCYEGAEKIFHALAPHDAEKHEAGLEPVAIAPQSLEDQKVAGAIQTDFILSAEIMTIILAAIEVPDFWTRAAILALAGVGITIAVYGAVALIVKGDDFGVWTARNARTGAGRAFGRGLVSFMPVFMQVLSVIGTAAMTWVGGSIIVHGLYEFGFAGPEHIVEAAAHWAAQAVPAIASVTGWLATAAVDFVFGLLLGALMIPVAGYVIAPTLKAVKGLLPKRA; translated from the coding sequence ATGTCTGTTGGTTTGCTGGCGCTGCTCGATGACGTTGCCGGTCTCGTCAAGGTCGCCGCAGCGTCGCTGGACGACGTGGCGGGGCAGGCCGCCAAGGCCGGCGTCAAGGCCGCAGGCGCTGTCATCGACGACGCGGCGGTCACGCCGAACTACGTGCAGGGCTTCACCGCCGACCGCGAATTGCCCATCGTCGGCAAAATCGCCTGGGGATCGGTCAAGAACAAACTGCTCTTCCTGCTGCCCGCGGCCCTGCTGCTGAGCCTCTTCGCGCCCTGGCTGATCACCCCATTGCTGATGATCGGCGGCGCCTATCTCTGCTACGAGGGTGCCGAGAAGATATTCCACGCTTTGGCCCCGCACGATGCGGAAAAGCATGAGGCGGGTCTCGAACCGGTCGCCATCGCCCCGCAATCGCTGGAAGACCAGAAGGTGGCAGGCGCCATCCAGACCGACTTCATCCTGTCGGCCGAGATCATGACCATTATCCTCGCGGCCATCGAAGTCCCCGATTTCTGGACGCGCGCGGCGATCCTGGCCCTGGCGGGCGTCGGCATCACCATCGCCGTCTATGGCGCGGTGGCGCTGATCGTGAAGGGCGACGATTTCGGCGTCTGGACCGCCCGAAATGCCCGCACCGGTGCCGGCCGCGCCTTTGGCCGTGGCCTCGTCAGCTTCATGCCGGTCTTCATGCAGGTGCTGAGCGTGATCGGCACCGCCGCCATGACTTGGGTCGGCGGCAGCATCATCGTGCACGGTCTCTACGAATTCGGCTTTGCCGGCCCCGAACATATCGTCGAAGCCGCCGCCCACTGGGCCGCGCAAGCCGTGCCGGCCATTGCCAGCGTAACAGGCTGGCTCGCCACCGCCGCGGTCGACTTCGTCTTTGGCCTGCTGCTCGGCGCCCTGATGATCCCGGTCGCCGGCTATGTCATTGCCCCGACGCTGAAGGCCGTGAAGGGACTGCTGCCAAAACGTGCCTAA
- a CDS encoding nucleotidyltransferase family protein translates to MKQVDLIYRTAYAELVQRSLDASFDADFPATGNFVSVPVKGRKYWYFEDSHTVPKRRYVGPADDAEINRRVTEFKRGKDGFRGRRKLVSTLTREAGLGAPERFTGDIIAALQRNGLFRLRAVLVGTVAFQAYSAHLGVRLPSASLQTGDADFAQFHSVSAEVGDSLPPILDILRQVDDTFRPVPHMNDGQQSTQFINSQSYKIEFLTPNRGSADHDGEPSRMPALGGAAAQPLRFLDFLIYQPVYAVLLHGGGIPVLVPAPERFAVHKLIVSTRRRDDPNGFAKREKDLHQASLLVDAMAETRRLSDLAEAYMEAWERGDHWQSALTGGLNGLGAARAGQVTAALRAGLEELGEESDRYFRSPHS, encoded by the coding sequence ATGAAGCAGGTCGACCTAATTTACCGCACGGCATATGCCGAACTGGTGCAACGGTCTCTCGACGCATCATTCGATGCCGATTTTCCGGCTACTGGAAATTTTGTCTCGGTTCCCGTGAAAGGGCGGAAATACTGGTATTTCGAAGATAGCCATACCGTGCCCAAAAGGCGGTATGTCGGTCCTGCGGATGACGCTGAGATCAACCGAAGAGTGACCGAGTTTAAGCGCGGCAAAGATGGCTTTCGCGGCCGCAGGAAGCTGGTCTCGACACTTACGCGGGAGGCAGGCCTAGGCGCTCCCGAGCGGTTTACTGGTGACATTATCGCGGCGCTGCAAAGAAACGGGCTGTTTCGCCTGCGGGCCGTTCTGGTCGGAACCGTGGCATTTCAGGCCTATTCGGCCCATCTCGGTGTTCGGTTGCCGAGCGCTTCGCTGCAAACCGGGGACGCCGACTTCGCCCAGTTCCATTCGGTTTCGGCCGAGGTCGGCGACAGCTTGCCTCCAATCCTCGATATCCTGCGGCAGGTGGACGACACTTTCCGACCGGTGCCGCATATGAACGATGGCCAGCAAAGCACTCAGTTCATCAACAGCCAATCCTACAAGATCGAGTTCCTGACGCCGAACCGTGGCAGTGCCGATCATGATGGCGAGCCCTCGCGGATGCCGGCGCTGGGCGGGGCGGCGGCACAGCCGTTGCGCTTTCTCGATTTTCTCATCTATCAGCCGGTTTATGCCGTGTTGCTGCATGGCGGCGGCATCCCCGTGCTGGTGCCGGCGCCCGAGCGGTTTGCCGTGCACAAGCTAATCGTGTCCACCCGACGCCGCGACGACCCGAATGGCTTTGCCAAGCGGGAAAAGGACCTGCATCAGGCGAGCCTGCTCGTCGATGCCATGGCTGAGACACGACGCCTTTCCGACCTTGCCGAGGCCTATATGGAAGCCTGGGAGCGGGGCGACCATTGGCAAAGCGCGCTGACCGGTGGGCTGAACGGACTGGGAGCCGCGCGCGCCGGGCAGGTCACGGCGGCCTTGCGGGCCGGCCTGGAGGAATTGGGGGAGGAAAGCGATCGATACTTTCGCTCGCCGCATTCCTAA
- the rnhA gene encoding ribonuclease HI: MTDTVTIHTDGACSGNPGPGGWGAILEYGGHTKELKGGEALTTNNKMELTAAIEALNALKRPCTIELHTDSQYVKNGVQSWMLGWKKNGWKTADKKPVKNLELWQALDEATKRHTITWKWVKGHAGHELNERADQLANEGMAPFKPKRREEKLLPPV; encoded by the coding sequence ATGACTGATACCGTCACTATCCATACCGACGGCGCCTGTTCGGGCAATCCCGGCCCCGGCGGCTGGGGTGCCATTCTCGAATATGGCGGACATACCAAGGAATTGAAGGGTGGCGAGGCGCTGACCACCAACAACAAGATGGAGCTGACCGCGGCCATCGAAGCGCTTAACGCGCTCAAACGCCCCTGCACTATCGAGCTTCATACCGACAGCCAGTATGTAAAAAACGGCGTCCAGAGCTGGATGCTCGGCTGGAAGAAGAACGGCTGGAAAACCGCCGACAAGAAGCCGGTGAAAAACCTTGAACTCTGGCAGGCGCTGGACGAAGCCACCAAGCGCCACACCATCACCTGGAAATGGGTCAAGGGCCATGCCGGGCATGAACTCAACGAACGCGCCGACCAATTGGCCAATGAAGGCATGGCCCCCTTCAAGCCAAAGCGCCGCGAAGAAAAGCTGCTGCCGCCGGTTTAG
- the ispH gene encoding 4-hydroxy-3-methylbut-2-enyl diphosphate reductase → MEKRPQLDILLCAPRGFCAGVDRAIQIVELALEKYGAPVYVRHAIVHNKYVVDGLRDKGAVFVEELSEIPETDAPVVFSAHGVPKSVPADARSRNMFFLDATCPLVSKVHVEAQRHFAEGHEIVLIGHKGHPEVVGTMGQLPQGAITLVETVADAMVFEPKDPETLAFVTQTTLSVDDTREIVTALRQRFPAINGPHKEDICYATTNRQEAIKAVAPEVDAMIVVGSPNSSNSLRLVEVAERAGCKNAMLVDRAAEIDWSRLEGIRSLGVSAGASAPEKLVDEVIEAFAQRYDIKVEARVTAKENIAFNIPRELRTIEAAVAR, encoded by the coding sequence ATGGAAAAGCGGCCACAACTAGACATTTTGCTATGCGCCCCGCGCGGTTTTTGCGCCGGCGTCGATCGGGCCATCCAGATTGTCGAGCTCGCGCTCGAAAAATACGGCGCGCCGGTCTATGTGCGCCACGCCATCGTGCATAACAAATATGTGGTCGACGGGTTGCGAGACAAAGGCGCGGTGTTTGTCGAGGAACTGAGCGAAATCCCGGAAACCGATGCGCCCGTGGTGTTTTCGGCCCATGGCGTGCCCAAATCGGTGCCGGCGGATGCCCGCAGCCGCAACATGTTCTTCCTCGATGCCACCTGCCCGCTGGTCAGCAAGGTGCATGTCGAGGCGCAGCGCCATTTTGCCGAGGGGCACGAGATCGTGCTGATCGGCCACAAGGGACACCCCGAAGTGGTCGGCACGATGGGCCAATTGCCACAGGGCGCCATTACCCTGGTGGAAACAGTGGCCGACGCCATGGTGTTCGAGCCGAAGGATCCCGAAACCCTGGCCTTCGTCACCCAGACCACGCTTTCGGTCGATGACACGCGCGAGATCGTGACGGCGCTGCGGCAGCGCTTCCCCGCCATCAACGGTCCGCACAAGGAAGACATCTGCTACGCCACCACCAACCGGCAGGAGGCCATCAAGGCCGTGGCGCCGGAAGTGGATGCGATGATCGTGGTGGGCTCGCCCAATTCGTCCAATTCGCTACGGCTGGTGGAAGTGGCCGAGCGGGCCGGCTGCAAGAATGCCATGCTGGTAGACCGCGCCGCCGAAATCGACTGGTCGCGGCTCGAGGGCATCCGAAGCCTGGGTGTTTCGGCCGGCGCGTCGGCGCCCGAAAAGCTGGTGGACGAGGTGATCGAGGCCTTTGCCCAGCGCTATGACATCAAGGTCGAGGCGCGCGTCACGGCCAAGGAAAACATCGCCTTCAACATTCCGCGCGAGCTGCGCACCATCGAAGCCGCCGTCGCAAGATGA
- a CDS encoding PEP-utilizing enzyme, with translation MFAIAPAMGKANLSASQLKLLSGKARWVFRVGEAGFPTIPTIALTRAAWEALQGERARRETKLRTHWVACLFKLVDKDGRPPALVVRTSAAAHNGGLMPARMGIAAPANPEDSVDPTRPLAKAIKAAFDSYGFGQGWTARPDEDRGKQIVLVQAAADGEIEQFLTRNAVTGAMGPAPVNGAPLPRMSESITALVNLLDAKAGRHMNCLVAIQRGQVQFLSARPVQVTAAAELEAAVDRVNRKVWSAQNAVTRVDPTRLTQLLHPRLKSTDGATPIASGLGVSPGAASGIIVFNPEDAARMRARGKHCILVVNETGPADIEGMKAATGILTARGGMTSHAGVVARITGKPCVAGVRTLSVDTNEMVCRIGDREFRSGDRLTIDGSDGQVYAGQLPLAQPHIGGAIGTLLGWSDASRTIAVRTNAESVEIGEDRAELRRRRHRSGAVRAYVLFARTHGGPAPRHPQ, from the coding sequence ATGTTCGCGATTGCCCCGGCAATGGGGAAAGCGAACCTGTCCGCCAGCCAATTGAAGCTGTTGAGCGGCAAGGCCCGCTGGGTCTTCCGTGTCGGGGAAGCCGGCTTCCCTACCATCCCCACCATCGCGCTGACCCGGGCCGCCTGGGAGGCCCTGCAGGGCGAGCGCGCCCGCCGCGAAACCAAGCTGCGCACCCATTGGGTCGCGTGCCTGTTCAAGCTGGTGGACAAGGATGGCCGCCCGCCGGCCCTCGTCGTGCGCACCTCGGCAGCGGCGCATAATGGCGGACTGATGCCCGCCCGGATGGGCATTGCCGCCCCCGCCAATCCCGAAGATTCGGTCGATCCGACCCGCCCCCTGGCCAAGGCCATCAAGGCGGCCTTTGACAGCTATGGCTTCGGCCAGGGCTGGACGGCGCGGCCGGATGAAGACCGCGGCAAGCAGATCGTGCTGGTGCAGGCTGCGGCCGATGGCGAGATCGAGCAGTTCCTGACCCGCAATGCGGTGACCGGCGCCATGGGCCCGGCCCCCGTCAACGGCGCGCCCCTGCCGCGCATGTCCGAATCCATCACCGCCCTGGTCAACCTGCTCGACGCCAAGGCAGGCCGGCACATGAATTGCCTCGTCGCCATCCAGCGCGGACAGGTGCAGTTCCTCTCGGCGCGTCCGGTACAGGTCACCGCGGCGGCCGAACTCGAAGCGGCGGTGGATCGGGTCAATCGCAAGGTCTGGTCGGCGCAGAACGCCGTGACCCGCGTCGATCCGACAAGGCTGACGCAATTGCTGCATCCGCGGCTCAAATCCACCGACGGCGCTACGCCTATCGCCTCCGGCCTGGGCGTATCGCCTGGCGCGGCCAGCGGCATCATCGTCTTCAATCCTGAAGATGCGGCGCGCATGCGGGCGCGCGGCAAGCATTGCATCCTCGTGGTCAACGAGACCGGTCCGGCCGATATCGAGGGCATGAAGGCCGCCACCGGCATCCTGACCGCGCGCGGCGGCATGACCAGCCATGCCGGCGTGGTCGCCCGCATCACCGGCAAACCCTGCGTGGCCGGGGTGCGAACGCTCTCGGTCGACACCAATGAAATGGTCTGCCGCATCGGCGACCGCGAATTCCGCAGCGGCGATCGGCTGACCATCGATGGCAGCGACGGGCAGGTCTATGCCGGCCAGCTGCCCCTGGCCCAGCCCCATATCGGCGGCGCTATCGGCACGCTGCTCGGTTGGTCCGATGCCAGTCGCACCATCGCCGTGCGCACCAATGCCGAGTCGGTCGAGATCGGCGAAGACCGCGCTGAGCTTCGGCGCCGAAGGCATCGGTCTGGCGCGGTCCGAGCATATGTTCTTTTCGCCCGAACGCATGGTGGCCCTGCGCCGCGTCATCCTCAGTGA
- a CDS encoding putative PEP-binding protein, with protein MARSEHMFFSPERMVALRRVILSEDEEDRSRAINGLIDYQTGDYSALFSTMKGLPVTVRLFDPPLHEFLPRSDEDIEETAASLGLAVRALRLHLERIAEINPMLGHRGVRLAITYPEMLQMQMQALMAGVRAASETQSEPVAVEIMVPFVSTASEVAWVRDRFNAIAANSGLLRTDRVKFSFGTMIELPRACLRAGDIAQMVDFFSFGTNDLTQTTFGISRDDAPTFLAAYQRKGIYERDPFVSIDEKGVGEMISIAIQRGRAANPRLKIGICGEHAGDPTSLKFFAGLGVDYVSCSPYRVPVARLTLAQASA; from the coding sequence CTGGCGCGGTCCGAGCATATGTTCTTTTCGCCCGAACGCATGGTGGCCCTGCGCCGCGTCATCCTCAGTGAGGACGAAGAGGATCGCAGCCGGGCCATCAACGGGTTGATCGATTACCAGACGGGCGACTATTCGGCTTTGTTCTCGACCATGAAGGGCTTGCCGGTGACGGTGCGCCTGTTCGATCCGCCGCTGCACGAATTCCTGCCGCGCAGCGATGAGGATATCGAGGAAACCGCCGCGTCGCTTGGCCTGGCCGTACGCGCCTTGCGGCTGCATCTGGAGCGGATTGCCGAGATCAACCCCATGCTTGGCCATCGCGGCGTACGGCTGGCCATCACCTATCCCGAAATGCTGCAGATGCAGATGCAGGCGCTGATGGCCGGCGTTCGCGCCGCCAGTGAGACGCAGAGCGAGCCGGTTGCCGTCGAGATCATGGTGCCCTTCGTCTCCACCGCCAGCGAAGTGGCCTGGGTGCGCGACCGCTTCAACGCCATTGCCGCCAATTCGGGTCTGCTGCGCACCGACCGGGTCAAGTTCTCCTTCGGCACCATGATCGAATTGCCGCGTGCCTGCCTGCGCGCCGGCGACATCGCCCAGATGGTCGATTTCTTCTCGTTTGGTACCAATGACCTGACCCAGACCACATTCGGCATTTCGCGCGACGATGCGCCGACCTTCCTCGCGGCCTATCAGCGCAAGGGCATCTATGAGCGCGATCCTTTCGTCAGCATCGATGAAAAGGGCGTGGGCGAGATGATCTCCATTGCGATTCAGCGGGGCAGGGCGGCCAATCCCCGGCTCAAGATCGGCATTTGCGGCGAACATGCCGGCGATCCGACCTCGCTGAAATTCTTTGCCGGCCTGGGCGTCGACTATGTGAGCTGCTCACCCTATCGTGTGCCGGTTGCCCGGCTGACGCTGGCCCAGGCTTCTGCTTAA
- a CDS encoding cell wall hydrolase — MASSHRLVRSRPVRAVRRHPFTRLLVVGIFCGLGYVGLTNGAFGPATDLGDIAPPQVALATASISYSGVDPVITGSVDHLFETASFTGPNRAEKTDRMRPPVDVLALSRSFEEVRVRLASLRGTPIDPTDLGQSRLAAIDIPATGDVEIGPRMSVASIDPATAAALDAIAGIAPEAALPMPVMASEQLAYARSTAPVTGGFSTGPSMQVSDKELWCLATAIYFEARGETYRGQVAVAQVVLNRVKDYRYPDTICGVVFQNQSRRNSCQFSFACDGIPETVNDRKSWAQAEDIAKRFTDGQLYLTEVGDATHYHASYVRPAWAPRMTKVTQIGLHIFYKFKRGWLFG; from the coding sequence ATGGCTTCTTCCCACCGGCTGGTGCGTTCGCGCCCGGTCAGAGCGGTTCGCCGGCATCCCTTCACCAGGCTTCTGGTCGTCGGGATTTTTTGTGGCCTCGGCTATGTCGGGCTCACCAACGGCGCCTTCGGCCCCGCTACCGATCTTGGTGACATTGCGCCGCCCCAGGTCGCGCTCGCTACTGCCAGCATTTCCTATTCAGGTGTCGATCCTGTCATCACCGGGTCGGTCGATCATCTATTCGAAACCGCCAGCTTCACCGGCCCCAACCGGGCTGAAAAGACCGATCGCATGCGGCCGCCTGTCGATGTGCTTGCCCTGTCCCGCAGCTTCGAAGAGGTTCGCGTGCGCCTGGCGTCGCTGCGCGGCACGCCGATCGACCCCACGGACCTCGGCCAGTCGCGGCTCGCAGCTATCGATATCCCGGCGACGGGCGATGTCGAGATCGGGCCTCGCATGTCGGTGGCATCGATCGATCCAGCCACCGCCGCCGCGCTCGACGCCATTGCCGGAATTGCGCCGGAAGCGGCACTGCCCATGCCCGTCATGGCCTCCGAGCAGCTGGCCTATGCCCGCTCTACCGCCCCGGTTACCGGCGGTTTTTCGACCGGACCTTCCATGCAGGTATCGGACAAGGAATTGTGGTGCCTGGCTACGGCGATCTATTTCGAAGCGCGCGGTGAAACCTATCGCGGGCAGGTGGCAGTGGCCCAGGTCGTGCTCAACCGCGTCAAGGATTACCGCTATCCCGACACCATTTGCGGCGTGGTGTTCCAGAACCAGAGCCGGCGCAATTCCTGCCAGTTCTCTTTTGCTTGCGATGGCATTCCCGAGACCGTCAACGACCGCAAGTCATGGGCGCAAGCCGAGGATATTGCCAAGAGATTTACCGATGGTCAACTGTACCTGACCGAAGTCGGCGACGCCACGCACTACCATGCCAGCTATGTGCGTCCGGCCTGGGCCCCTCGCATGACCAAGGTCACCCAGATCGGGTTGCACATTTTCTACAAGTTCAAGCGCGGTTGGCTGTTCGGCTAG